The Streptomyces sp. NBC_00306 sequence ACGTCTCCGTGAGGGACGCCGCGAGCGGCCGGTCCTGGCGGGGCTCAGGGTGTGCGGGAGCCGCAGCGGCTCTCGCGTGAAGCGGAGCCGTACTCGCTCAGGGCTTCGACGAGCTGTAGTAGCGCCGGGCGCCCTCGTGCAGTGGCAGCGGGTCGGTGTAGACCGCGGTCCGCAGGTCCACCAGCTGGGCGGGATGGACGGTGTTGCCGATCCGGTCGCGGCTCCTGATCACCGTACGGGTGAACCCCTCCACCATCGCCGGGTCGATCCGGTCGGTCGTCACCAGCAGGTTCGCCACCGCCATCGTCGGTACGGTCGCCCCGCTCTGCGCCTCGAGGTAGGCGTCGGGCGGCATGATGGCCGAGCGGTAGTAGTTCGCCGCGCTGGCGACGTGCAGTTTCTCCACCAGTTCCGACTCCAGCGGCACGAGCCGGATCTGGTAGCGCTCCGACAGCTTCTGCACGGTGCTGGTGGGCAGACCGCCCGACCAGAAGAAGGCGTCGAGCTTTCCGCGCTCCAGCTGCGACGGCATGGTGTCGATGCCGGCCGGCACGGCCGTGATGTCGCTCTTGGGATCGATGCCCGCGGCGGTCAGCAGCCGCTCGGCGACCAGACGCACTCCTGACCCCACCTGGCCCACGCCGACCTTCCTGCCGCGCAGGTCCTCGATATTGAACACCGGCGAGTTCCGGGGCACCACGAGCTGGACATAGTCGTCGTACAGGCGCG is a genomic window containing:
- a CDS encoding TAXI family TRAP transporter solute-binding subunit translates to MLQPLSRVSRRRALQTSATALAVVGLLLWWLLPFGSTSPEGSITFSTGSQSGVYQRYGVLLKDALAKDLPDVDIDLRLSEGSQENLARVASGEADFTIATADAVAKYKRENKAGAERLRGCARLYDDYVQLVVPRNSPVFNIEDLRGRKVGVGQVGSGVRLVAERLLTAAGIDPKSDITAVPAGIDTMPSQLERGKLDAFFWSGGLPTSTVQKLSERYQIRLVPLESELVEKLHVASAANYYRSAIMPPDAYLEAQSGATVPTMAVANLLVTTDRIDPAMVEGFTRTVIRSRDRIGNTVHPAQLVDLRTAVYTDPLPLHEGARRYYSSSKP